In Lujinxingia sediminis, a single genomic region encodes these proteins:
- a CDS encoding Tex family protein: METRIARELGVREDQVRGTLALLDEGNTVPFIARYRKERTGGLDEVQIRDVARLSEQIRQTEDRRATILASIEEQGALTSQLRSAVLAASTLSELEDLYAPYRPKRQTRATRALEAGLGPVAEAIERGEDPFRLASTFRCDDFPGDDEVVAGARDILAEAMADDANVRSYVRDAMRRQGKLMSKRRRGGDEDPKYTMYFEFSTPVEKMRPHQVLAIRRGEKEKVLSAGVDVPEERLIDWIVGQRVRVGGVARKHYSEAIRDGFGRLLHPSLERDVRGELEEQADKHAIGVFALNLKNLLLQPPLAGRVVLGVDPGLRTGCKLAVVDATGRLIDTGHMYVHDGRKRDVPDIVSAMVHKHGVQVVAIGNGTGSRETEELVAQGLRGKQGVHYAIVDEAGASVYSASDVARAEFPDLDVSVRGAVSIARRIQDPLAELVKIDPKSIGVGMYQHDVNQNALSQELDAVVEDVVNAVGVDLNSASQPLLARVAGIGPTLSKRIVAHRDANGPFGSRESVKDVRGLGSKTYEQCAGFLRIRDGKEPLDTTGIHPESYPLARDILKRAGKAPGDNGLKSALDALERSGELRVIAEKHGAGAMTLEDVLHALVQPGRDPRDELDPPKLRSDVLNVNDLREGMVLEGTVRNVVDFGAFVDIGVKQDGLVHVSEMADRYIKNPYDVVGVGDRVRVAIVSIDKDRGRIGLSMKQAAR; encoded by the coding sequence ATGGAAACTCGTATTGCTCGAGAGTTAGGAGTTCGCGAAGATCAGGTGCGGGGCACGCTGGCACTGCTCGATGAAGGCAACACCGTGCCCTTTATCGCGCGCTATCGTAAAGAGCGCACCGGTGGGCTTGATGAAGTGCAGATCCGCGATGTGGCGCGCCTCAGTGAGCAGATCCGGCAGACCGAAGATCGTCGCGCGACGATCCTCGCGTCGATCGAAGAGCAGGGCGCGTTGACCTCCCAGCTTCGATCCGCCGTGCTCGCTGCCTCCACGCTCTCGGAACTCGAAGACCTTTACGCCCCCTACCGACCTAAACGCCAGACCCGCGCGACCCGAGCCCTGGAAGCTGGTCTGGGTCCGGTGGCCGAGGCGATTGAGCGCGGCGAAGATCCCTTTCGACTCGCGTCGACGTTTCGTTGCGACGACTTCCCCGGCGACGACGAGGTCGTCGCCGGCGCGCGGGATATTCTCGCGGAGGCGATGGCCGATGATGCCAACGTGCGCTCCTACGTGCGGGACGCCATGCGACGCCAGGGCAAGCTGATGAGCAAGCGTCGCCGCGGGGGCGACGAAGATCCCAAGTACACCATGTACTTTGAGTTCTCCACGCCGGTTGAGAAGATGCGCCCTCACCAGGTGCTGGCAATTCGCCGCGGGGAGAAGGAAAAGGTCCTAAGCGCCGGCGTCGATGTGCCCGAAGAGCGACTCATCGACTGGATCGTCGGTCAGCGTGTCCGGGTGGGCGGGGTGGCCCGCAAACACTACAGCGAGGCGATTCGCGACGGCTTTGGTCGTCTGCTTCACCCCTCGCTGGAGCGTGATGTGCGCGGGGAGCTTGAGGAGCAGGCCGATAAGCACGCTATCGGAGTCTTTGCGCTCAACTTGAAGAACCTGCTCCTGCAGCCGCCCCTGGCCGGTCGCGTGGTGTTGGGGGTGGATCCCGGACTGCGTACCGGTTGCAAGCTGGCGGTGGTTGATGCCACCGGGCGCCTGATCGATACCGGCCATATGTATGTGCATGATGGCCGCAAACGTGATGTGCCCGACATTGTGTCGGCGATGGTACATAAACATGGTGTGCAGGTCGTGGCCATCGGCAACGGAACCGGCAGCCGCGAGACCGAGGAACTCGTGGCACAGGGCCTGCGCGGAAAGCAGGGGGTGCATTACGCCATCGTTGATGAGGCCGGGGCCAGCGTCTACAGCGCCTCCGATGTGGCGCGAGCGGAGTTCCCAGACCTTGATGTCAGCGTGCGCGGAGCGGTCTCCATTGCTCGCCGCATCCAGGACCCGCTGGCCGAGCTGGTAAAGATCGATCCGAAGAGCATCGGCGTGGGGATGTACCAGCATGACGTCAACCAGAACGCGCTCAGTCAGGAGCTCGATGCGGTTGTCGAAGACGTGGTCAATGCTGTCGGCGTGGACCTCAACTCGGCCTCACAGCCTCTGCTGGCGCGTGTGGCGGGCATTGGACCGACCCTTTCTAAGCGGATCGTGGCGCACCGTGACGCCAACGGTCCTTTCGGCTCTCGCGAATCGGTCAAAGATGTGCGCGGTCTGGGCTCGAAGACCTACGAGCAGTGCGCCGGCTTCCTGCGCATCCGCGACGGGAAGGAGCCCCTCGATACCACCGGAATTCACCCGGAGAGCTATCCGCTGGCGCGGGACATTCTCAAGCGCGCCGGGAAGGCTCCGGGTGACAACGGGCTGAAGTCCGCGCTTGATGCTCTGGAGCGCTCGGGCGAACTGCGCGTGATCGCCGAGAAGCACGGGGCCGGAGCGATGACGCTGGAAGATGTGCTCCACGCACTCGTGCAACCGGGGCGCGACCCCCGCGACGAACTCGATCCGCCGAAGCTCCGTAGCGATGTGCTCAACGTCAACGACCTGCGCGAGGGCATGGTGCTTGAGGGCACGGTGCGCAACGTGGTCGACTTCGGCGCGTTCGTCGACATCGGCGTGAAGCAGGATGGGCTCGTGCACGTCAGTGAGATGGCCGATCGCTACATCAAAAATCCCTACGATGTGGTGGGCGTTGGGGATCGTGTGCGCGTAGCCATCGTGTCCATCGACAAGGATCGAGGGCGTATTGGTCTGTCCATGAAGCAGGCAGCCCGCTAA
- the trxB gene encoding thioredoxin-disulfide reductase, whose amino-acid sequence MPELKKELYDVTIMGSGPAGLTAAIYTARANLEPVLFEGPQPGGQLTITTDVENFPGFPEGVMGPELMERMRSQAMRFGLENHIALIADVDTSKRPFKVTLDDGTVFHTRTMIISSGASARLLGLESESELMGYGVSTCATCDGYFFRDQEIVVVGGGDSACEEANFLTKFASKVTLVHRRGELRASKIMQDRVLANPKVEMVWNSEVQEVLGTRESGVTGIKIYNNQTEEVSELACTGVFVAIGHTPNTAVFKGQLKTNENGYIITEDGSTATSVPGIFACGDVQDFTYRQAITAAGSGCMGAIDAERFLESEHVIEERRTEDWNA is encoded by the coding sequence ATGCCCGAACTCAAGAAAGAACTCTACGACGTGACCATCATGGGAAGCGGCCCGGCCGGGCTTACCGCGGCTATCTACACCGCCCGCGCCAATCTGGAGCCGGTCCTCTTTGAAGGTCCCCAGCCCGGTGGCCAGCTGACCATCACCACCGACGTCGAGAACTTCCCGGGCTTTCCCGAAGGCGTTATGGGACCGGAACTTATGGAGCGGATGCGCAGCCAGGCGATGCGCTTTGGTCTGGAGAACCACATCGCCCTGATCGCCGACGTGGACACCTCCAAACGCCCCTTCAAGGTCACCCTTGATGACGGCACCGTGTTTCATACCCGCACCATGATCATCTCCTCCGGTGCCTCGGCGCGTCTCCTTGGGCTGGAGTCTGAGAGCGAGCTGATGGGCTACGGCGTGTCCACCTGCGCCACCTGCGACGGCTACTTCTTCCGCGATCAGGAGATCGTGGTCGTCGGCGGCGGTGACTCCGCCTGCGAGGAGGCCAACTTCCTCACCAAATTCGCCTCCAAGGTCACGCTCGTGCACCGCCGTGGCGAACTTCGTGCCTCCAAAATCATGCAGGATCGCGTGCTCGCCAACCCCAAAGTCGAGATGGTCTGGAACAGCGAAGTCCAGGAGGTCCTGGGCACCCGCGAGTCGGGTGTGACCGGCATCAAGATCTACAACAACCAGACCGAAGAGGTCAGCGAGTTGGCCTGCACCGGGGTCTTTGTGGCCATTGGCCACACCCCCAACACCGCTGTCTTCAAAGGACAGCTTAAGACCAACGAGAACGGCTACATCATCACCGAAGACGGCTCCACCGCGACCAGCGTGCCGGGCATCTTCGCCTGTGGTGACGTCCAGGACTTCACCTACCGTCAGGCCATTACCGCGGCCGGTTCGGGCTGCATGGGTGCCATCGATGCGGAACGCTTCCTGGAGAGCGAGCACGTCATCGAAGAGCGCCGCACCGAAGACTGGAACGCCTAA
- the glnA gene encoding type I glutamate--ammonia ligase — translation MTTATTVTSIKDAIDFARDNDAVMADLKFMDFLGTWQHLTIPAHRLTEDLFEEGVGIDGSSMRAWQPIQASDMQVRPDHMTARMDPFCRESTVSFICNVFDPITGQPYSRDPRYIAQKAENYLKTTGIADTAYFGPEAEFFVFDDIRYSTATHHSFYKVDSVEGAWNTGRDEGPNLGYKPAHKGGYFPVAPNDSLHDLRTEMSLVLEACGIEVDVHHHEVATGGQSEIGIRFNSLVRMADDLQWFKYIVKNVARRHNKSVTFMPKPLHGDNGSGMHTHMSLWKGSQPLFAGEGYAGMSETGLQFIAGILHHARALIALTNPTTNSFKRLVPGYEAPIRLAYSSRNRSAAVRIPTYASSPKSRRMEFRTPDGAANGYLAFAAMLMAGLDGIEKQMDPGAPLDKDIYNLPPEELAKVPSAPANLEEALVALAEDHEFLLRGDVFTEDAIEAWITYKMEKEVHPANLHPTPLEFAMYYDV, via the coding sequence ATGACCACCGCAACGACCGTCACTTCGATCAAAGATGCGATTGATTTCGCCCGGGACAACGACGCCGTCATGGCGGATTTGAAGTTTATGGACTTTCTGGGCACCTGGCAGCACCTGACGATCCCGGCCCACCGCCTCACCGAGGACCTCTTTGAAGAGGGCGTGGGCATCGACGGCAGCTCCATGCGGGCCTGGCAGCCGATTCAGGCCTCCGATATGCAGGTTCGTCCCGACCACATGACCGCGCGCATGGACCCCTTCTGCCGCGAGTCCACCGTCAGCTTTATCTGCAACGTCTTCGACCCGATCACCGGCCAGCCTTACAGCCGTGACCCGCGCTACATCGCCCAGAAGGCCGAAAACTACCTCAAGACCACCGGCATCGCCGACACCGCCTACTTCGGTCCCGAGGCCGAGTTCTTCGTCTTCGATGACATCCGCTACAGCACCGCCACCCACCACTCCTTCTACAAGGTCGACTCGGTGGAAGGTGCCTGGAACACCGGCCGCGACGAAGGTCCCAACCTCGGCTACAAACCCGCGCACAAGGGCGGCTACTTCCCGGTTGCCCCCAACGACAGCCTCCATGATCTGCGCACTGAGATGTCGCTTGTCCTTGAAGCCTGCGGCATCGAGGTCGATGTGCATCACCACGAAGTGGCCACCGGCGGACAGAGCGAGATCGGCATTCGGTTTAACAGCCTGGTGCGCATGGCCGACGATCTGCAGTGGTTTAAGTATATCGTCAAGAACGTGGCGCGCCGTCACAACAAGAGCGTCACCTTTATGCCCAAGCCTCTTCACGGCGACAACGGCTCGGGCATGCACACTCACATGAGCCTCTGGAAGGGCAGCCAGCCCCTCTTCGCCGGTGAGGGCTACGCCGGGATGAGCGAGACCGGACTGCAGTTTATCGCGGGCATCTTGCACCACGCTCGCGCCCTTATCGCGCTGACAAACCCGACGACCAACTCCTTTAAGCGTTTGGTTCCGGGTTACGAGGCCCCGATTCGCCTGGCCTACTCCAGCCGCAACCGCTCGGCGGCGGTGCGTATCCCGACCTACGCCTCGAGCCCCAAGTCGCGTCGCATGGAATTCCGCACTCCGGACGGTGCTGCCAACGGCTACCTGGCCTTCGCAGCCATGCTGATGGCTGGTCTGGACGGCATCGAAAAGCAGATGGATCCGGGCGCCCCGCTCGACAAAGACATCTACAACCTCCCGCCTGAAGAGCTGGCCAAGGTGCCCAGCGCTCCGGCGAATCTGGAGGAAGCGCTGGTTGCGCTGGCCGAAGATCACGAGTTCTTGCTGCGCGGCGACGTCTTCACCGAAGACGCGATCGAGGCCTGGATCACCTACAAGATGGAGAAAGAAGTCCATCCGGCGAACCTCCACCCCACCCCGCTGGAGTTCGCAATGTACTACGACGTCTGA
- a CDS encoding P-II family nitrogen regulator has protein sequence MKKIEAIIKPFKLDDVKDRLDEAGIHGMTVSEVKGFGRGGGKAPIYPGAEYIVDFVPRVKVELVVPDELVHSAIEAITDASRTGHVGDGKIFVLPVDEAIRIRTGESGPDALS, from the coding sequence ATGAAGAAGATCGAAGCCATTATCAAGCCCTTCAAGCTCGACGACGTGAAAGACCGTCTCGATGAGGCCGGCATCCACGGGATGACCGTCTCCGAGGTCAAAGGGTTCGGGCGAGGGGGGGGGAAAGCGCCGATCTATCCCGGCGCTGAATACATCGTCGACTTTGTGCCCCGCGTTAAAGTGGAGCTCGTCGTCCCTGACGAGCTTGTTCACAGCGCGATTGAGGCCATCACCGACGCTTCGCGAACCGGCCATGTCGGCGACGGCAAGATCTTTGTCTTGCCGGTCGATGAAGCCATCCGCATTCGAACTGGCGAGTCCGGCCCGGACGCGCTCTCGTAA
- a CDS encoding ATP-grasp domain-containing protein, translating into MNLVMIGFRRDAHEAALTRGWRAHFLVDSTRQPPRSGVSWASVDLNGDVESWEKAARRLAGDATIDAVIASGESSVVPAALLRERLGVSGMSVATARRCHDKIWMKDALTAAGVPCARYLTITPSTGVDDLIEALGLPLVIKAPDSSGGRGTHICESSAQVEAALRPGLLAEAFVPGTEFSVESFVHRGQVCFLNVTSYLRPGWANIVPADLPAERITTIATLNRQTIAALGVDQGMTHMEFFASESGDVVGELAARPPGGALMELIGEAYGFDAWQAFLDIETGRLPRFPSGLRRFEGVYFLHPGGGRVTAVRGLRRSRQLAHVSAVSCRVQPGDTIEERVGVGQSVGRIRAGASDYASVARALLEAHRCVEIELAPAQSVPTSPEPSHDSGG; encoded by the coding sequence ATGAACCTGGTGATGATCGGCTTTCGCCGCGACGCCCATGAAGCCGCACTGACGCGCGGCTGGCGCGCTCATTTTCTGGTCGACAGCACACGCCAGCCTCCCCGAAGCGGTGTTTCCTGGGCGAGTGTTGACCTCAACGGCGACGTGGAGAGCTGGGAGAAGGCCGCGCGTCGACTGGCCGGTGACGCCACCATCGACGCAGTCATCGCCTCTGGGGAGTCGTCGGTCGTTCCGGCCGCCCTGCTCCGTGAGCGCCTGGGTGTGAGTGGGATGAGCGTCGCCACCGCACGGCGCTGCCACGACAAAATTTGGATGAAAGACGCCCTCACAGCAGCAGGCGTCCCCTGCGCACGCTACCTGACGATCACCCCTTCAACGGGAGTCGATGATCTGATCGAGGCACTCGGTCTTCCGCTGGTCATCAAGGCCCCCGACAGCTCCGGGGGGCGCGGCACCCACATCTGCGAAAGCAGCGCCCAGGTCGAAGCCGCGCTCCGTCCGGGATTGCTCGCCGAGGCCTTTGTTCCCGGCACCGAGTTTAGCGTCGAGAGTTTTGTGCATCGAGGCCAGGTGTGCTTTCTCAACGTCACCAGCTACCTGCGACCGGGATGGGCGAATATCGTGCCCGCTGACCTGCCCGCCGAGCGAATCACCACGATCGCAACGCTCAACCGACAGACCATCGCTGCGCTGGGTGTTGACCAGGGGATGACGCACATGGAGTTTTTCGCCTCCGAGAGCGGCGACGTCGTCGGCGAACTCGCCGCGCGTCCGCCCGGAGGCGCCCTGATGGAGCTCATCGGGGAGGCCTACGGATTTGACGCCTGGCAGGCGTTTCTGGACATCGAGACCGGAAGGCTCCCGCGCTTTCCCTCCGGCCTTCGCCGTTTTGAAGGCGTTTACTTTCTTCACCCGGGAGGCGGGCGCGTGACAGCGGTGCGCGGGCTCCGGCGCAGTCGTCAACTCGCGCACGTCAGCGCGGTGAGTTGTCGGGTGCAACCCGGCGACACGATTGAGGAGCGCGTGGGCGTCGGGCAGTCTGTCGGGCGAATTCGCGCTGGCGCTTCCGACTACGCCAGCGTGGCCCGCGCACTCCTTGAGGCCCACCGCTGCGTCGAGATCGAGCTTGCCCCGGCGCAAAGCGTGCCTACATCCCCTGAGCCGTCGCATGATTCGGGTGGATAA
- a CDS encoding Glu/Leu/Phe/Val family dehydrogenase: protein MTLFEDASQALAPAFERLNLSEDVIERLRHPSASVKMSLPVRMDSGHLKVFPAYRIRFNTALGPGKGGLRFHPEVDVDHVQTLAFWMTLKCALLRLPFGGAKGGVRVDPKELSKMELERLSRAYIDAFADFIGPNRDVPAPDVYTNEMIMGWMADQYATIMRRHAPAVITGKPLALGGSRHRDKATASGAFMIIDAFMAENDRSPEQTTVAIQGFGNAGAELATRLYEAGYKVVAVSDSKGAVCDREGLDVPALREYKTHDEANGVYDAYALRDCDETRFERISNEELLELDVDFLIPAALENQITEENAGAIRARVVFEVANGPVTTQAARLLEARDVSVLPGILVNAGGVTVSYFEWVQNRRGERWSEEGVVKRLDQRMRDAFSRVRDARQEHGVSWRVAAYLVALGHLNEAIHAQGTREYYQSEL, encoded by the coding sequence ATGACCTTATTTGAAGATGCAAGTCAGGCCCTGGCCCCTGCTTTCGAGCGATTGAACTTGAGCGAGGACGTCATCGAACGTCTTCGCCATCCCAGTGCCAGCGTGAAAATGTCGCTTCCTGTGCGCATGGATAGCGGCCACCTTAAGGTGTTTCCAGCCTACCGGATTCGCTTCAATACAGCGCTCGGGCCGGGAAAGGGCGGGCTTCGCTTTCATCCTGAAGTCGACGTCGATCATGTGCAAACGCTGGCGTTCTGGATGACGTTGAAGTGTGCGCTGCTTCGCCTGCCTTTCGGTGGTGCCAAGGGTGGTGTGCGTGTTGACCCCAAAGAGCTCTCGAAGATGGAGCTTGAGCGGCTTTCCCGCGCCTACATTGATGCGTTCGCGGACTTTATCGGCCCCAACCGCGATGTGCCCGCTCCAGACGTGTACACAAACGAGATGATCATGGGGTGGATGGCCGACCAGTACGCAACAATCATGCGACGCCACGCCCCGGCTGTCATTACCGGCAAGCCGCTCGCTCTGGGGGGCTCTCGTCATCGCGACAAGGCCACCGCCAGCGGTGCGTTTATGATCATTGACGCGTTCATGGCCGAGAATGACCGCAGTCCCGAGCAAACCACCGTCGCCATCCAGGGCTTTGGTAACGCGGGCGCCGAGCTTGCAACCCGGCTCTATGAGGCGGGCTACAAGGTCGTGGCGGTGAGCGACTCCAAAGGGGCGGTCTGTGATCGCGAGGGGCTCGATGTGCCTGCGCTTCGGGAGTACAAGACGCACGATGAGGCGAATGGTGTCTACGATGCCTACGCGTTGCGCGATTGTGATGAGACTCGTTTTGAGCGCATCAGCAATGAGGAGCTTCTGGAGTTGGACGTGGATTTTTTGATCCCCGCCGCCCTGGAAAACCAGATCACCGAGGAGAACGCCGGTGCCATCCGTGCCAGGGTGGTTTTCGAGGTCGCCAACGGTCCGGTAACCACACAGGCCGCCCGGTTGCTTGAGGCGCGCGATGTCTCCGTGCTGCCGGGCATTCTGGTGAATGCTGGCGGGGTGACGGTGAGCTACTTTGAGTGGGTGCAGAATCGGCGCGGTGAACGTTGGTCCGAAGAGGGCGTTGTGAAGCGACTCGACCAGCGGATGCGTGATGCGTTCTCGCGAGTTCGCGATGCGCGCCAGGAACACGGGGTCTCCTGGCGGGTTGCCGCCTATCTTGTCGCGCTCGGACATCTTAATGAGGCGATCCACGCCCAGGGCACACGCGAGTACTATCAGTCCGAACTCTGA
- a CDS encoding zinc-regulated TonB-dependent outer membrane receptor — MPRPSALSSRCRTVLSTRDRYALFVAILAFVALTAPLSASAQATDDTVDAELEALETELQETELQESDLEPPSLATPADENVPSEGVDDELERLEMEVSQGATSDQGDTQLPTRAAAMPGAGSGVVASMNPDISLIADFALAWFSEEPSLLGGHDATQTGFNLQGLELGLAAGIDPYWRFDSHILLSLFGLEIEEAYATTLALPFGLQARAGQFLTNFGRVNPTHLHAWNFTTQPLVLGKFFGGEGLRGLGAELGGLLPVPWLASWTLSAQNIAGGATGRSFLASDSDLTALSDLSVAFRLEQFWDVGSRTGALLGINAINGPNSSGRGNRSDIYGVDLLLKRTVTGNRGRSELGWQSEVMLRRRQDAGASDEATGTVLQDWGAYTEVFYSPDLFWSVAARYERVSGLEGDPLDPDWRHTRQRGALSLSYMPSHFSRLRLEYGLDHQPDGVHPLVHMVFLQLDLVAGAHGAHAY; from the coding sequence CAGCGCACAGGCAACCGACGACACGGTTGACGCCGAACTCGAGGCGCTGGAGACCGAACTCCAGGAGACCGAACTCCAGGAGTCCGACCTCGAGCCGCCTTCTCTCGCCACGCCAGCAGATGAGAACGTCCCCTCTGAGGGCGTCGATGACGAGCTTGAGCGTCTGGAGATGGAAGTATCGCAGGGGGCGACGAGCGATCAGGGCGATACGCAACTCCCGACTCGCGCTGCGGCGATGCCGGGGGCAGGCTCGGGCGTCGTGGCTTCGATGAACCCGGACATCTCCCTGATTGCGGACTTCGCGCTGGCATGGTTCTCCGAAGAGCCTTCGCTCCTGGGGGGGCACGACGCCACGCAGACCGGCTTTAACCTGCAGGGACTGGAGCTGGGGCTGGCAGCCGGCATCGATCCCTACTGGCGATTTGATAGCCATATTCTGCTCTCGCTATTCGGGCTGGAGATCGAGGAGGCCTACGCCACGACTCTGGCGCTACCCTTTGGGCTCCAGGCACGGGCCGGCCAATTTTTGACGAACTTCGGGCGAGTGAACCCCACGCATTTGCACGCGTGGAACTTCACGACGCAGCCGCTTGTCCTGGGGAAGTTTTTCGGCGGGGAAGGCTTGCGAGGCCTGGGAGCGGAGCTCGGAGGGCTCCTACCCGTACCCTGGCTGGCGAGTTGGACGTTGAGCGCGCAGAACATCGCCGGCGGTGCCACCGGGCGCAGTTTTCTTGCCTCCGACAGCGACCTCACCGCGCTCAGCGATCTGAGCGTGGCGTTTCGGCTCGAACAGTTCTGGGACGTGGGCAGTCGCACCGGAGCGTTGCTCGGCATCAACGCTATCAACGGGCCTAACAGCAGCGGCCGCGGGAATCGCAGCGATATCTACGGGGTCGACCTTTTGCTTAAGCGTACGGTGACCGGCAACCGAGGTCGCTCGGAGCTGGGTTGGCAGAGCGAGGTGATGCTTCGCCGCCGTCAGGACGCCGGAGCAAGCGACGAGGCAACCGGCACCGTCCTGCAAGACTGGGGCGCTTATACCGAGGTCTTTTACAGCCCTGACCTCTTCTGGAGCGTCGCCGCACGCTACGAACGCGTCTCGGGCCTGGAGGGCGACCCACTTGACCCGGACTGGCGTCATACGCGCCAGCGCGGCGCGTTGAGCCTGAGTTATATGCCCTCGCATTTTAGCCGTCTTCGGCTGGAGTACGGCCTTGACCACCAGCCCGACGGCGTGCACCCGCTCGTTCACATGGTCTTTCTACAGCTCGATCTGGTCGCCGGTGCGCACGGCGCGCACGCGTACTGA